In Nocardia yunnanensis, one DNA window encodes the following:
- a CDS encoding DsbA family protein, producing MTTEGVVSAQVSKTTGKNPLANAAKADRNRKILIQVGVAVVLLGLIAGIGITLAVRKHDNNKDANANSFHWDPAQVGLVPANLTPDGAIRIDNTAAPAPEGKQKVNVRVVADVQCPACDMFENSNADALKKAVQSGQATVDYNIITFLDRASSGNQFSTRGAAAAYVVYEADPTKFQGWLAEMYQKQPKEGGNGMSDDQLIQIAKDAGYTDPAVAQAIKDGRYTSWVKTQTDKVFATGVKSTPTVYVNGTQVQDPQALMTSGGMTAVIENAAK from the coding sequence GTGACTACGGAAGGCGTGGTGAGCGCGCAGGTGAGCAAGACAACGGGAAAGAATCCGCTGGCGAACGCGGCGAAGGCCGACCGCAACCGGAAGATCCTCATTCAGGTGGGTGTGGCCGTCGTACTGCTCGGCCTGATCGCCGGCATCGGCATCACCCTGGCGGTGCGCAAGCACGACAACAACAAGGACGCGAACGCCAACTCCTTCCATTGGGATCCCGCCCAGGTCGGCTTGGTGCCGGCCAATCTCACCCCCGACGGCGCGATCCGCATCGACAACACCGCCGCCCCCGCGCCCGAGGGCAAGCAGAAGGTGAACGTCCGCGTGGTCGCCGACGTGCAGTGCCCGGCGTGCGACATGTTCGAGAACTCCAATGCCGACGCGCTGAAGAAGGCCGTCCAGAGTGGCCAGGCCACCGTGGACTACAACATCATCACCTTCCTGGACCGCGCCTCCAGCGGCAATCAGTTCTCCACCCGCGGCGCCGCCGCCGCGTACGTCGTGTACGAGGCGGATCCGACGAAGTTCCAGGGCTGGCTGGCCGAGATGTACCAGAAGCAGCCCAAGGAGGGCGGCAACGGCATGAGCGACGATCAGCTCATCCAGATCGCCAAGGACGCCGGATACACCGATCCCGCTGTCGCGCAGGCCATCAAGGACGGCCGCTACACCAGCTGGGTGAAGACCCAGACCGACAAGGTCTTCGCCACCGGCGTCAAGTCCACCCCGACGGTGTACGTCAACGGCACCCAGGTACAGGACCCGCAGGCGCTGATGACCTCCGGCGGCATGACCGCGGTGATCGAGAACGCGGCCAAGTGA
- a CDS encoding ABC1 kinase family protein: protein MAKELPTSRLARGTKLGIAVAGNALRAQKTRRSMRGRSEAVRARMAEESMIRATEQMVMVLGTMKGVAMKLGQMLSVLDLDLVPPEHRERFQRRLAVLRDSAPSVSFDVMRAVIEEDFGQPLEAVFRDFDPEPVAAASIGQVYRGTLHDGREVAVKVQYPGIDAAVRADLKNLAMFRRILQSAMPWVTPAVLDELRLNLESELDYVAEANTQKQISELFTGHPFIVVPTTYPELSTTRVLVSEYFPGRGFEEIRAMPAAERNRIGEIIYRFYVGSLFTFNEFCGDPHPGNLLLGADGRVAFLDFGLYNRMDPEHVQFEAVCIRAAAEERAEDLRDLMVERGVIDSPEEITPEECLEYVLAACEWALVDEDLTITPELASGAFVLAVDPRASEFTGMKQQNLPPEHLFSRRADFLTFGMLGQLEATGNWHRIAREWLYGDEPVTELGRAHHEWLASRPAPTPTTGGPTKKTRKRAAKA from the coding sequence ATGGCGAAAGAGCTGCCCACATCCAGGCTCGCGCGGGGGACGAAGCTGGGGATTGCCGTCGCAGGTAATGCCTTGCGCGCTCAGAAGACTCGACGATCCATGCGCGGCCGCTCCGAGGCCGTGCGGGCGCGGATGGCCGAGGAGTCCATGATCCGGGCCACCGAGCAGATGGTCATGGTGCTGGGCACCATGAAGGGCGTGGCCATGAAGCTCGGGCAGATGCTGTCCGTGCTGGACCTGGATCTGGTGCCGCCGGAGCACCGCGAGCGATTCCAGCGGCGGCTGGCGGTGCTGCGCGACAGCGCGCCCTCGGTGTCGTTCGACGTGATGCGGGCGGTCATCGAGGAGGATTTCGGGCAGCCGCTGGAAGCCGTGTTCAGGGACTTCGACCCGGAACCGGTGGCCGCGGCCTCCATCGGTCAGGTCTACCGGGGAACCCTGCACGACGGCCGCGAGGTCGCGGTGAAGGTGCAGTATCCGGGCATCGATGCGGCGGTGCGCGCGGACCTGAAGAACCTGGCCATGTTCCGGCGCATTCTGCAGTCGGCCATGCCGTGGGTGACCCCGGCGGTGCTCGACGAGCTGCGGCTGAATCTGGAGAGCGAACTCGACTACGTCGCGGAAGCCAATACCCAGAAGCAGATCTCGGAGCTGTTCACCGGGCATCCGTTCATCGTGGTGCCGACCACGTACCCGGAGCTGTCCACCACCCGGGTGCTGGTCAGCGAGTACTTCCCCGGGCGCGGTTTCGAGGAGATCCGGGCCATGCCCGCGGCCGAACGCAATCGGATCGGCGAGATCATCTACCGCTTCTACGTGGGCTCGCTGTTCACCTTCAACGAGTTCTGCGGTGACCCGCATCCGGGCAATCTGCTGCTCGGCGCGGACGGCCGGGTGGCGTTCCTGGACTTCGGGCTCTACAACCGGATGGATCCCGAGCATGTGCAGTTCGAGGCGGTCTGTATTCGCGCCGCGGCCGAGGAGCGCGCGGAGGATCTGCGGGATCTGATGGTGGAGCGCGGCGTCATCGACTCGCCCGAGGAGATCACACCGGAGGAATGCCTGGAGTACGTGCTGGCGGCGTGCGAGTGGGCGCTGGTGGACGAGGACCTCACCATCACACCGGAATTGGCTTCGGGCGCTTTCGTGCTGGCGGTGGATCCGCGGGCCAGCGAGTTCACGGGGATGAAGCAGCAGAATCTGCCGCCGGAGCATCTGTTCTCACGGCGCGCGGATTTCCTGACCTTCGGGATGCTGGGACAGCTGGAGGCGACGGGCAACTGGCATCGCATCGCCCGCGAATGGTTGTACGGCGACGAGCCGGTCACCGAACTCGGCCGCGCACACCACGAATGGCTGGCGAGCCGTCCGGCTCCCACGCCGACCACCGGGGGGCCGACCAAGAAGACTCGCAAGCGCGCCGCGAAGGCGTGA
- a CDS encoding DUF445 domain-containing protein, translated as MKTTPTGGGAFADLLDEEGKKRELWRMKAIATGFLATATIIYIVCAWLSSRGDAGAWVGYVKAASEAGMVGALADWFAVTALFRHPLGLPIPHTAIIRKKKDQVGEGLGEFVRTNFLSPDAVAVKVNSAQISLRLGRWMAEPEHAERISDESATMLRAVIGVLRDEDVEAIIDNTIVKRIAEPLWGPPIGKVLNELIADNRQAPLLDLLAERAHQWALDSQETLDRIVNRDAPSWAPKFVNSLLAERIYRELVEFTWKVRTQPDHEVRLAANKFLEDFAHDLQYDDAMIEKAEKIKTELMTRREVNGLAQATWRAAKRMILESADDPNSTLRRKVSDNVCQLGQRLATDPEMRGKVDGWLERGVRYLVANYGAEFASLVSDTVARWDADEASRKIELAAGKDLQFIRINGTVIGSLAGLVIYAVSHLLFNA; from the coding sequence ATGAAAACCACACCTACCGGCGGCGGGGCGTTCGCCGATCTCCTGGACGAAGAGGGCAAGAAGCGCGAGCTGTGGCGAATGAAGGCCATCGCCACCGGTTTTCTCGCCACCGCCACGATCATCTACATCGTCTGCGCGTGGCTGAGCTCACGCGGCGACGCCGGCGCGTGGGTCGGTTATGTGAAGGCCGCGTCCGAGGCGGGCATGGTCGGCGCGCTGGCCGACTGGTTCGCCGTGACCGCCCTGTTCCGCCACCCGCTCGGCCTGCCGATCCCGCACACCGCCATCATCCGCAAGAAGAAGGACCAGGTCGGCGAGGGCCTCGGCGAATTCGTGCGCACGAATTTCCTGTCGCCGGACGCCGTCGCGGTCAAGGTGAATTCCGCGCAGATCTCGCTGCGGCTGGGCCGCTGGATGGCCGAACCCGAACACGCGGAACGCATTTCCGACGAGAGCGCCACCATGCTGCGCGCGGTGATCGGCGTGCTGCGCGACGAGGACGTCGAGGCGATCATCGACAACACCATCGTCAAGCGCATCGCCGAACCGCTGTGGGGCCCGCCCATCGGCAAGGTGCTCAACGAGCTGATCGCCGACAACCGGCAGGCCCCGCTGCTGGATCTGCTGGCCGAGCGCGCCCACCAGTGGGCGCTGGACTCGCAGGAGACCCTGGACCGCATCGTGAATCGCGACGCGCCGTCGTGGGCCCCGAAGTTCGTGAATTCGCTGCTGGCCGAGCGCATTTACCGGGAGCTGGTGGAATTCACCTGGAAGGTGCGCACCCAGCCCGACCACGAGGTGCGGCTGGCCGCGAACAAATTCCTCGAGGATTTCGCGCACGATCTGCAATACGACGACGCCATGATCGAGAAGGCGGAGAAGATCAAGACCGAATTGATGACCCGCCGCGAGGTCAACGGTCTGGCGCAGGCGACCTGGCGGGCCGCCAAGCGGATGATCCTGGAATCGGCCGACGATCCGAATTCCACGCTGCGCCGCAAGGTCTCCGACAATGTGTGCCAGCTGGGCCAGCGGCTGGCCACCGATCCGGAGATGCGCGGCAAGGTGGACGGCTGGCTCGAGCGCGGCGTGCGATACCTGGTGGCCAATTACGGCGCCGAGTTCGCCTCGCTGGTCTCCGACACCGTGGCACGCTGGGACGCGGACGAGGCCAGTCGCAAGATCGAATTGGCGGCGGGCAAGGATCTGCAGTTCATTCGGATCAACGGCACGGTGATCGGCTCGCTCGCCGGATTGGTCATCTACGCCGTTTCGCATTTGCTGTTCAATGCCTGA
- a CDS encoding esterase/lipase family protein: MRLAIRRLALAALFATLTAQPAGTATADQPDPSYSYFGGLAAELTTPGQPPPGANDWTCKPAAAHPNPVVLLHGLSNDTVTWNSLSPVLSAAGYCVFTTTYGTGALGPVMGAIAPIAESARQISDFIDRVRAATGSEKVDLVGHSMGGAVPFYVLNHLGGIAKIDHYVALAAPLHGSTISGLANLQPLLESTPAGAALTAQCGPCELSPGSAVFLDLNADAAVAPDIRFTTMVSRYDEIATPWTTGLLDGPNVDNVVLQDRCPTDFTEHYELPSDPVAVRAVLDALDPAHARPASCAVVLPFAGPLR, translated from the coding sequence ATGCGATTGGCCATCCGCCGCCTCGCCCTGGCCGCCCTGTTCGCGACGCTGACGGCGCAACCGGCCGGGACCGCCACCGCCGACCAGCCGGATCCGTCCTACAGCTATTTCGGCGGGCTGGCGGCCGAACTCACCACACCCGGCCAGCCCCCGCCCGGTGCGAACGATTGGACATGCAAACCCGCTGCGGCACATCCGAATCCGGTCGTACTGCTGCACGGCCTGTCCAACGACACGGTGACCTGGAACTCGCTGTCGCCGGTGCTGAGCGCCGCCGGATACTGCGTCTTCACCACGACCTACGGCACCGGCGCGCTCGGCCCGGTCATGGGCGCCATCGCCCCCATCGCCGAAAGCGCCCGGCAGATATCCGATTTCATCGATCGGGTGCGCGCCGCCACCGGATCCGAGAAGGTCGATCTGGTCGGGCATTCCATGGGCGGCGCGGTGCCGTTCTATGTGCTGAACCACCTCGGCGGCATTGCGAAGATCGATCACTATGTGGCCCTCGCCGCCCCGCTGCACGGCTCGACGATCAGCGGCCTCGCGAACCTGCAACCGCTGCTCGAGTCGACCCCGGCCGGTGCGGCCCTCACCGCCCAGTGCGGTCCGTGCGAACTCTCGCCCGGCTCGGCGGTTTTCCTCGATCTGAACGCGGATGCGGCCGTCGCGCCGGACATTCGGTTCACCACGATGGTGTCGCGCTACGACGAGATCGCCACCCCGTGGACCACCGGGCTGCTGGACGGGCCGAACGTCGACAATGTGGTGCTGCAGGACCGCTGTCCGACCGATTTCACCGAACACTACGAGCTGCCTTCGGATCCGGTGGCGGTGCGCGCGGTGCTCGATGCCCTCGATCCGGCGCATGCGCGGCCCGCGTCCTGCGCGGTGGTGCTGCCGTTCGCCGGACCCCTTCGATAG
- a CDS encoding TetR/AcrR family transcriptional regulator, producing MPRPAEPGRNALLDAGAEVAAREGLRGLSVNAVVQAAGMAKGTFYHHFPDRRGYVVALHRRYHEQLAVTIAAAVGDREPGPDRLRAGLTAYLDACLATRGTKAFLAQSRTDADLLDEVNARNQLVAAVIVPDLAVLGWADPASVAHLVIAMAAETALAELYSAAPRPELRAALTALIERHPRGDAG from the coding sequence ATGCCCCGACCCGCGGAGCCAGGTCGCAATGCCCTCCTCGACGCGGGCGCGGAGGTCGCCGCCCGGGAAGGGTTGCGCGGACTGTCGGTGAATGCCGTCGTGCAGGCCGCCGGAATGGCGAAAGGTACGTTCTACCACCACTTTCCGGATCGGCGCGGTTACGTCGTCGCGCTGCATCGCCGCTACCACGAGCAACTCGCCGTCACCATCGCGGCGGCGGTCGGCGATCGTGAACCCGGCCCGGACCGCCTGCGCGCCGGACTCACCGCCTACCTCGACGCCTGCCTGGCCACGCGGGGCACGAAAGCCTTTCTCGCCCAATCCCGTACCGACGCCGACCTACTGGACGAGGTGAACGCTCGCAACCAACTGGTCGCGGCGGTGATCGTCCCCGATCTCGCGGTGCTGGGCTGGGCCGATCCCGCGTCCGTGGCGCACCTGGTGATCGCGATGGCGGCCGAGACCGCCCTGGCCGAACTGTATTCGGCGGCACCGCGTCCCGAGTTGCGCGCGGCGCTCACCGCCCTGATCGAACGTCATCCGCGCGGAGACGCGGGGTAG
- a CDS encoding vitamin K epoxide reductase family protein: MIAAGPRSAWPLLLGALIGWGASVTLLVEKFKSLTEPGYKPMCTIDQTISCTTVMDSKTASMFGFPNPIIGVVGFSVFVTVAVLLVVGISLPRWFFGGMWLGLLLGVCAIGYLVWDATFEIHALCPWCMVVWTVTPAMFAIVTGLLFRGARGPLRILAEWRWTLVAIGYAVIVLIVYLQFQSYWNDKF; this comes from the coding sequence ATGATCGCGGCGGGTCCCCGCTCGGCCTGGCCGCTGCTGCTGGGCGCGTTGATCGGCTGGGGTGCGTCGGTGACGCTGCTGGTCGAGAAGTTCAAGTCGCTGACCGAACCCGGCTACAAGCCGATGTGCACCATCGACCAGACCATCTCGTGCACCACGGTCATGGACTCCAAGACCGCGTCGATGTTCGGATTCCCGAATCCGATCATCGGCGTGGTGGGCTTCTCGGTGTTCGTCACCGTCGCCGTGCTGCTGGTGGTGGGAATCTCGTTGCCGCGCTGGTTCTTCGGCGGCATGTGGCTGGGCCTGCTGCTCGGCGTCTGCGCCATCGGGTATCTGGTCTGGGACGCGACCTTCGAGATTCACGCGCTGTGCCCGTGGTGCATGGTGGTGTGGACGGTGACCCCGGCCATGTTCGCCATCGTGACCGGGCTGCTGTTCAGGGGTGCGCGCGGGCCGCTGCGGATTCTCGCGGAGTGGCGGTGGACGCTGGTCGCCATCGGCTACGCGGTGATCGTGCTGATCGTGTACCTGCAGTTCCAGTCGTACTGGAACGACAAGTTCTAG
- a CDS encoding helix-turn-helix domain-containing protein: protein MKHDPEVPEPIEGDTAETSAAGDRSGRVANAAHDIGGFIRSQREAAQVSLRQLAQLAGVSNPYLSQIERGLRNPSAEVLAQIAKGLRVSSEVLYMRAGYLEQRPHGPVRDALLADVNLTERQKQVLLDIYESFRRENQANEDRGDATELEGGVPGGDRDNEVPHRTTEVPPRQENEQ, encoded by the coding sequence ATGAAGCACGATCCCGAGGTTCCCGAACCGATCGAGGGCGATACCGCGGAGACGTCCGCCGCCGGAGACCGGTCGGGCCGCGTAGCCAACGCGGCTCACGACATCGGGGGCTTCATCCGGTCGCAGCGCGAGGCCGCCCAGGTCTCCCTGCGACAGCTCGCACAGCTGGCGGGGGTGAGCAATCCGTACTTGAGTCAGATCGAGCGCGGGCTGCGTAACCCGTCCGCCGAGGTGCTCGCACAGATCGCGAAGGGTCTGCGGGTCTCCTCGGAGGTCTTGTACATGCGGGCCGGGTACCTCGAGCAGAGGCCGCACGGCCCTGTCCGGGATGCCCTGCTGGCCGACGTCAATCTGACCGAACGCCAAAAACAGGTCCTCCTGGACATCTATGAATCGTTTCGCCGCGAGAACCAGGCGAACGAGGACAGAGGGGACGCAACGGAACTCGAGGGGGGCGTTCCCGGGGGAGACAGGGACAACGAGGTTCCGCACCGCACAACCGAAGTTCCGCCACGCCAGGAGAACGAACAATGA
- a CDS encoding TetR/AcrR family transcriptional regulator, which yields MALREEKKRATRIALADAAMTLFAEKGFDRVTVAEVARAANVSVNTAFNYFPTKEDLFFDRQDEVTDRLARAVREREPGESAAAALRRAFLDRVRRDDPTLGLSRAATTFWQLIDDSPALQARLRQLGERTESALAQALSDAARSPADDPIPRLAAAALAGLDRALHTEIRRGILAGDDPEEVRARVIRTATGDLDTVLGALADYPASPRG from the coding sequence TTGGCACTGCGCGAGGAGAAGAAGCGCGCCACCCGGATCGCTCTCGCCGACGCGGCCATGACCCTCTTCGCGGAGAAGGGCTTCGACCGGGTCACGGTCGCCGAGGTCGCGCGGGCGGCGAACGTCTCGGTCAATACCGCCTTCAATTACTTCCCGACCAAGGAGGACCTGTTCTTCGACCGCCAGGACGAGGTGACCGACCGGCTGGCCCGCGCGGTGCGCGAACGCGAGCCCGGCGAATCGGCCGCCGCCGCCCTCCGGCGCGCCTTCCTCGATCGGGTCCGGCGCGACGATCCCACCCTCGGCCTGTCGCGCGCCGCCACCACCTTCTGGCAGCTGATCGACGACAGCCCGGCCTTGCAGGCGCGGTTGCGGCAGCTCGGAGAGCGCACCGAATCCGCCCTGGCGCAAGCACTCTCGGACGCGGCCCGCTCCCCGGCCGATGATCCGATCCCACGGCTGGCCGCCGCCGCACTGGCGGGACTGGACCGCGCTCTGCACACCGAGATTCGCCGCGGCATCCTGGCGGGCGACGACCCGGAGGAAGTCCGGGCCAGGGTCATCCGGACCGCCACCGGCGACCTCGACACCGTTCTCGGTGCCCTGGCCGACTACCCCGCGTCTCCGCGCGGATGA
- a CDS encoding TetR/AcrR family transcriptional regulator: protein MEAATGPRGGRVDGRKRRWQQHKIDRREELVDGTLAAIRKRGGDAGMDEIAAEIGVSKTVLYRYFSDKQDLTRATMERFIETTLMPRIYEAISDDLDEYQLVRNTLAAYVHTVDSDTDVYRFIMGNGAATDTSTLADFEKLFAQVVSAVIIDKAFDRNVQTEGAMLWSYVLVGGVQLATDWWISNRTMSSEEMLDYLTMMAWSAIEGMVRAGGDRHYFNSKPHVLPDPENNQTSAS from the coding sequence ATGGAGGCGGCCACCGGCCCACGCGGTGGTCGGGTCGACGGCCGCAAACGCCGCTGGCAACAGCACAAGATCGATCGCCGTGAGGAATTGGTGGACGGCACGCTCGCCGCCATTCGCAAGCGCGGCGGGGATGCCGGCATGGACGAGATCGCCGCGGAGATCGGCGTCTCGAAAACCGTGCTCTACCGGTACTTCTCGGACAAGCAGGATCTGACCCGCGCCACCATGGAACGGTTCATCGAGACCACGCTGATGCCGCGCATCTACGAGGCCATCAGCGACGATCTCGACGAGTATCAGCTGGTCCGCAACACGCTGGCAGCCTATGTGCACACGGTCGATTCCGACACCGACGTCTACCGCTTCATCATGGGCAACGGTGCGGCCACCGACACCTCCACCCTCGCCGACTTCGAAAAGCTCTTCGCGCAGGTGGTCTCGGCGGTCATCATCGACAAGGCCTTCGACCGCAACGTGCAGACCGAGGGCGCGATGCTGTGGTCGTACGTGCTGGTCGGCGGCGTGCAGCTGGCGACGGACTGGTGGATCTCCAACCGCACCATGTCCAGCGAGGAAATGCTCGACTACCTCACCATGATGGCCTGGAGCGCCATCGAGGGCATGGTCCGCGCGGGCGGCGACCGGCATTACTTCAACTCCAAGCCACACGTCCTACCGGATCCGGAAAACAACCAAACCAGTGCTAGCTGA
- a CDS encoding saccharopine dehydrogenase family protein — MADREFDIVLFGATGFVGKLTAEYLLGAAPADARIALAGRSAEKLAAVRAELGPAAAEWPLVQADSNDQASLDALAARTKVVVTTVGPYLRYGFPLVQACAENGTHYADLTGEPLFIRECIDRFGDKAAETGAKIVNSCGYDSIPSDLSVYQLYKRSVADNTGELTDVTLVAWLKGGASGGTIDSGRAMMEAIAEDPAKGSVMAHPYSLSPDKAMEPNVGRQSDQALSRASAIDPSLDGWVATFIMGAHNTKIVRRSNGLLGWPYGKNFRYREVMSAGASATAPLVAAGIAGGIVATMAAGAVLSRVALGRKLIDRIVPKPGTGPSEQSRRNGWFTMRTFAHTTSGAKYVCTFAGKGDPGYQATSVMLGQSGLCLAFDTLPELAGILTPASAMGDALTERLRAAGITIEVAPA; from the coding sequence GTGGCTGACAGGGAATTCGACATCGTCCTATTCGGAGCGACGGGCTTCGTGGGCAAGCTGACCGCAGAGTATCTGCTCGGCGCCGCGCCCGCCGATGCGCGCATCGCGCTGGCGGGACGGTCGGCGGAGAAGCTGGCGGCGGTGCGCGCCGAGCTGGGCCCGGCGGCCGCGGAATGGCCGCTGGTGCAGGCGGATTCGAACGATCAGGCCAGTCTCGACGCGTTGGCGGCGCGGACCAAGGTGGTCGTCACCACCGTGGGTCCGTACCTGCGTTACGGCTTCCCGCTGGTGCAGGCGTGCGCCGAGAACGGCACCCACTACGCCGATCTCACCGGTGAGCCGCTGTTCATCCGCGAATGCATCGATCGCTTCGGGGACAAGGCCGCCGAGACCGGCGCGAAGATCGTGAATTCCTGTGGCTACGACTCGATTCCGTCGGATCTTAGCGTGTATCAGCTCTACAAGCGCAGTGTCGCCGACAATACCGGCGAGCTCACCGACGTGACGCTGGTGGCCTGGCTCAAGGGCGGCGCCAGCGGCGGCACCATCGATTCCGGCCGCGCCATGATGGAGGCCATCGCGGAGGACCCGGCCAAGGGTTCGGTGATGGCGCACCCGTATTCGCTCAGCCCCGACAAGGCGATGGAACCGAATGTGGGCCGTCAGAGCGATCAGGCGCTGTCGCGGGCCTCGGCCATCGATCCGAGCCTGGACGGCTGGGTGGCGACGTTCATCATGGGCGCGCACAACACCAAGATCGTGCGCCGCTCCAACGGCCTGCTGGGCTGGCCGTACGGCAAGAACTTCCGCTACCGCGAGGTCATGAGCGCGGGCGCGTCGGCGACCGCGCCGCTGGTGGCGGCCGGAATCGCGGGCGGCATCGTGGCCACCATGGCGGCGGGCGCGGTGCTGTCGCGAGTCGCGTTGGGCCGCAAGCTGATCGACCGCATCGTGCCCAAGCCGGGCACCGGGCCGAGCGAGCAGTCCCGGCGTAACGGCTGGTTCACCATGCGCACCTTCGCGCACACCACCTCGGGCGCGAAGTACGTGTGCACGTTCGCGGGCAAGGGCGATCCGGGCTATCAGGCCACCTCGGTGATGCTCGGCCAGTCCGGGCTGTGCCTGGCGTTCGACACGCTGCCGGAGCTGGCCGGCATTCTCACCCCGGCCTCGGCCATGGGCGACGCGCTGACCGAGCGCCTGCGCGCCGCCGGCATCACCATCGAGGTCGCCCCGGCCTGA
- a CDS encoding polyphosphate kinase 2 family protein: MAKATSWSKPVTKALRAEGVRVRDIDTAATPGFKGDKKAGEALLADRAEVLSDLQEKLYANGRSGDTRSVLLVLQGMDTAGKGGIVRHVIGSVDPQGVDHAAFGVPTAEERKHHYLWRIRKKLPRGGQIGVFDRSHYEDVLVVRVHDLVAPDVWGKRYDEINKFERKLVDDGTTILKVAMFVSLDEQKKRLQQRLDRPDKYWKFNPGDIDERAFWPQYQEAYQAVLDRTDTEYAPWYVLPCDHKWYARLAVTELLIDALQSIKLDWPPADFDIDEQKKRLAKA; encoded by the coding sequence ATGGCGAAGGCGACATCCTGGTCTAAACCGGTCACCAAGGCATTGCGCGCCGAAGGCGTGCGCGTGCGGGATATCGACACGGCCGCGACCCCCGGTTTCAAGGGCGACAAGAAGGCCGGCGAGGCGCTGCTCGCGGACCGCGCCGAGGTGCTGTCGGATCTGCAGGAGAAGCTCTACGCCAACGGCCGCTCCGGCGACACCCGCAGTGTGCTGCTGGTATTGCAGGGCATGGACACCGCCGGCAAGGGCGGCATCGTCCGGCACGTGATCGGCTCGGTGGACCCGCAGGGCGTGGACCACGCGGCCTTCGGGGTGCCGACCGCCGAGGAGCGGAAACACCACTACCTCTGGCGAATTCGCAAGAAGCTGCCGCGCGGCGGGCAGATCGGGGTGTTCGATCGCTCGCACTACGAGGACGTGCTGGTGGTGCGCGTGCACGACCTGGTCGCGCCGGACGTCTGGGGCAAGCGCTATGACGAGATCAACAAGTTCGAGCGCAAGCTGGTCGACGACGGCACCACCATCCTGAAGGTCGCCATGTTCGTATCCCTCGACGAGCAGAAGAAGCGGCTGCAGCAGCGCCTGGACCGCCCCGACAAGTATTGGAAGTTCAACCCGGGCGATATCGACGAGCGCGCGTTCTGGCCGCAGTACCAGGAGGCGTACCAGGCGGTCCTGGACCGCACCGACACCGAATACGCGCCCTGGTACGTGCTGCCCTGCGATCACAAGTGGTACGCGCGCCTGGCCGTCACCGAACTGCTGATCGACGCCCTGCAGAGCATCAAACTGGATTGGCCGCCCGCCGACTTCGATATCGACGAGCAGAAAAAGCGCCTCGCCAAGGCGTGA
- a CDS encoding ESX secretion-associated protein EspG produces the protein MKWILTPDEFAMIWTRETDLARRPYPLDTSPAGAENTDAATRFGTPPWGAPPARFLRRTDPELAAALALCARTDTTTVTLYGEHTAGPRARRILAFAAVAQQRAGILVSLPDTVTVSLCPADQLGRELVEVIGSAPPGQLEPLREPQQAVLYPDAAGTGAEANRFRRKLREPVDGRGFITVTVEPANPLSPPTRHRTWLDFSGDGRYLLTTAADLTLTPVTDEELAAQLVRLARV, from the coding sequence GTGAAATGGATCCTGACCCCGGACGAGTTCGCGATGATCTGGACCCGCGAAACCGATCTGGCCCGCCGTCCGTACCCGCTCGACACGAGCCCCGCGGGGGCCGAGAACACCGATGCCGCAACCCGATTCGGCACACCGCCGTGGGGTGCGCCGCCGGCGCGCTTCCTGCGCCGCACCGATCCCGAACTGGCCGCGGCGCTGGCGCTGTGCGCTCGCACCGACACCACCACCGTCACCCTCTACGGCGAGCACACCGCCGGACCGCGGGCCCGCCGCATTCTCGCGTTCGCGGCGGTGGCCCAGCAGCGCGCGGGAATCCTGGTCTCACTGCCCGACACGGTGACCGTATCGCTGTGTCCCGCCGACCAATTGGGCCGCGAACTGGTGGAGGTCATCGGCTCCGCGCCGCCCGGACAGCTGGAACCGCTGCGCGAACCCCAGCAGGCGGTGCTGTATCCGGACGCCGCCGGCACCGGCGCGGAGGCCAACCGTTTCCGCCGCAAACTGCGCGAACCGGTGGACGGACGCGGATTCATCACCGTCACGGTCGAACCCGCGAATCCGCTGTCCCCGCCGACCCGGCATCGCACCTGGCTGGACTTCTCCGGCGACGGCCGCTACCTGCTGACCACGGCCGCCGACCTCACCCTGACCCCGGTCACCGACGAGGAATTGGCCGCCCAGCTGGTGCGGCTGGCCCGGGTCTGA